The window TTATTTTAGGTCTTTTTTTATTACTAACATTTAACCAAGATTTGATTACATCTGCAAGTACTCCATCAACATCTAAGGCTACTTTCATAAGTTATCTATTCACTGATTTTTTTAAATTCATCTAGAAGTTTTTTTTGTTGTTTATTGAGTTTTTGAGGAATGTTTACCACAATTCTAACATATTGATCTCCTCTACCTCTAGAATTTATGTATGGTACTCCTTTTCCCTTAAGCTTTACAATAGTATTGGGTTGACTTCCAGAATCAACTTTTATTTTTTCAGAACCTTCAAGAGTTGGAACAATAATATCACAGCCTAAAGCAGCGTCAACCATTGAAACATTATGATCATAAAAAATATCTTTTCCATCTCTTTTAAATATTGAATGAGGTTGAACTCTAACTCGTATAATCAAATCACCGTTAGAACCATTAGGGATCTCATTTCCTTCATTTTGTACAGTGTAATCACCTGAATCTATCCCAGGTGGAATTTCAAAAGTTACTTTTTTGGAACCTTGTTTAATGGCTCTTCCTTTACAATCATCACATGGAGTTTCAATTATTGTACCATTGCCTCTACATGAAGAACATGGAACAGCAGTAACAAAGGAAGCAAATCCCATATTTCTACTCTGTCTTACTTGTCCTTGACCATTACATGAAGAACATGTTTTCTTGTTGGTACCGGGTTTACAACCAGTTCCATTGCAAGTATTACATTGGATTTGTTTATTGATTTCAATTTCCATTTTTTTACCATGTAAAACATCCTCCAATGTCACAGAAGTTTGGTAAAGAATATCAGAGCCTCTTTGTTGATTAAATCCAAATCCTCCGCCTCCACCACGACCAAATATTGATTCAAAAATGGATTCAAATCCGCCTCCACCACGACCAAATATATCACTGAAATCACCACGTGCACCTTGAAAAATATCTTCACTACTATATCGTCCATCTACACCTGCATGACCATGTTGATCATAGATTTGTTTTTTTTCAGGATCTGATAAAACGGCATATGCTTCTGAAATTTCTTTAAAATGTTCTGCAGCCTCATCAGATTTATTTCGATCTGGATGAAATTTTAAAGCTAATTTTCTATATTGTTTTTTAATCTCTTCTGGCGAAGTTGTTTTTGAAACTCCTAAAACCTCATAGTAATCACGTTTTGCACTCATAAGTCATTCCTTTATTGTGAATGCCGTATAAATGATTGAATTTAGAAAACTAATTGGATTTATTTTCATCAGTTGAAGATGATTCATTAGGTTGTCCTTCAGCAGATCCTTGTTGTCCTTCTGGACCAGGTGGTGGGGTTGCATTTTTGTAAAGCTCAGTAGTTACTTCGTTAACAAGGGTTTGTAATGTTTCTAGTTTAGGTTTTAACTCAGAGGGTTCTTTATCAAGGACTTCTTTTACTTCTTTAACAGCATCAGTAATTTTAATTCCTTGTTCTTGAGAGATTTTATCTTTAAGATCATGATTAACTAATTTTTCTGTAGTATAGATGTAGCTTTCAGCTTCATTCCTAAGATCAATTTTTTCTTTCTTCTTTTTATCTTCATCAGAAAACTTTTCTGCATCTTCTTTTAGTTTTTCAATTTCTTCTTTAGATAGTTTTGAACTGGATTCTATAGTAATTTTTGCTTCTTTTTGGGTTCCAAGATCTTTAGCAGTTACATTAATTATTCCATTAGCATCAATATCAAATTTCACTTCAATTTGTGGGATTCCTCTAGGAGCTGGTGGTAAATCAGTTAGATTGAAACTTCCTAAAGATACATTATCAGTTGCCATAGGGCGCTCACCTTGAACAATATGGATAGTTACAGCAGTTTGATTATCTGCAGCAGTTGTGAAAACTTTGCTTTTAGAGGTTGGGATTGTTGTATTTCTTTCAATTAGTGGCTCTCTAACACCACCTAGAGTTTCAATTCCTAAAGTTAATGGAGTTACATCAAGTAAAACAATATCACTGGTAACATCTCCTGCAATAACACCTGCCTGAATTGCTGCTCCCATAGCTACTGCTTCCATTGGATCAACTCCTGATTCAACACTTTGACCTACAACCTCACTAACAAATTTTCTAACTAGTGGAATTCTAGTTGGACCTCCAACCATTACAATTTTACTAATATCAGAATTTGAAAGTTTTGCATCTTCTAATGCTTTAATAATTGAAGGCTTACATCGTTCAACAATTGGTCGAATTAATTCATCTAGTTTTGCTCTTGTAATTCTCAATTCAAGATTTTTTGCACCAGTTGATGGATCATGTGCTATAAATGGTAAATTAACATCTGTTTCCATCACAGTAGATAATTCAATTTTTGCTTTTTCAGATGCTTCTCTGATTCTTGTCATTGCAGTTGAATCATTTGAAAGATCAATTCCTTCCTTTTTCTTGAATTCATCTACAATGTAATCAATTAGAACTTTATCCATATCAGTTCCTCCTAATTGGGTATCACCAGAAGTACTCATTACTTCAAATACGCCACCACCCATTTCCATTATAGTTACATCTAAGGTTCCACCACCAAAATCAAATACCAAAATTTTCATATCATCTTTAGCTTTATCCAATCCATATGCCAAAGATGCTGCAGTTGGTTCATTGATTATTCTTACAACATCAAGACCTGCAATTGTTCCAGCATCCTTAGTTGCCTGTCTCTGATTATCATCAAAATATGCAGGTACAGTAATTACTGCTTTTTCAACTTTTTCACCAACAAAAGATTCTGCATCAGCTTTAATCTTTTGGAGAATAAAAGCAGAGATTTGTTGTGGTTTGTATTCTTTATCTTTAATTTTAAAAGTATAATCAGTTCCCATCTTTCTTTTAGCTGCCACAATTGTACTATCAGGATTAGTTACAGCCTGTCTTCTTGCAGGTTCTCCAACTAATAGATCACCGTCTTTTGTGAACGCAACTACAGATGGAAATGCTTTACCACCTACAGTGGAACCCTCAGCAGCAGGAATGATTGTGGGTTTTCCACCCATAACTACTGCAGCAGCAGAGTTACTTGTTCCTAAATCGATTCCAATTATTTTTGTCATTTTTTATCATCATCCTTTTTTGAAATTTCTACTAATGTTGGTCTTATAACCCTCTCATGAGAAATATATCCTTTCCTGATCTCCTTTGTAATTGTATTATCATCTAAATCTGGATCAGAAATTATTGAAATAGCTTCATGCAAATTTGGATTAAAAATTTCACCTAATGCATCAATAGGAACTACATTGTATTTACTCAATAAAGAATCCATATTTTTTAGAATTGATTCAAGACCTTCAGTGTTAATTTTACTTTCAGAAAAAACATTTTTTGCTCTTACAAAATCATCATATATTTTAAGAAAATCTAAAACAAATTCATCAATTTTTGCATTAACTCCCCTTTCAATATCGGATTGTGTTTTTTTATTTAGGTTTTGAAAATCAGCTAAAACATGTTTTAATTTCTCTTCAGTTTCATTTGATTTTTTCTTTTCAATGTCCAATAATTTTTCTAGTTCTTCAATTTTATTCTTTGAATCCTCTAATACTTGATCAAGCTGATTATCTTCAGTTTTATTTTCTTTTACTACACTAACAGGTATTTCATCAGGATTTTTTTCATCAGACATTTCAAACAGAATAATAAATTAGCTAATTTATACTCTTATTGGATTGTTTCACATAAAGGATTAGCCTTTACTACAATCAAATCAGAATTCTGTTTTGATTTTTCAATATTATCAAAATCTGATTTTGAACATGCTACAACTATTGTGGTCTTATCGCTATGAAATAAATCAAAATTTGGATCTTCATAAGCTTCAACATCACCAATGTAATCGCGTAATCGTGAAGTCAGATTTTGAAGCATTTCTATTTTATCGCCTCTCATTGCATGTTGATCTAAAGTCCATGACAATGCAATTTTTGTTCTACTAGCTTTAAGATCATTTTTCTTTAAAGTGGCACGAATTTCATCAATTAGACGTTTAATGTAGCCATCAATTCCTTTTACACTTCCATTAATTAAATACATTAAAGAATTTGCTCCTTCAAATGAGGAACCAAGAGATTTTAGATCAAAAAGCCCACTTATCATATTATCAAGATATATTTCTTGAAAATCATCTGATGATAGATCATTTTTTGTAATGTCATCTTGAGCATATTTACAGACTTCTAAAACACTGCACAAACTGGAAAATCTGGATAGTATGTTAATCGCATGAAAATGTTCAGATGATGAAATTGCAACAAACCTTTTCTCTTTTTTTCCTGTTGTAAGCAAATCAGATAATGAAGAGTCTTCTTTTCCATTGAAAGATCCAATAGTTTTTGGTTGTTGATTAAGATCTTCTAAAGGATAATAAAAATAAGAAATTTGTTTTCCAACTTCAAGTCCTGTTACATGTTCAAGTAATGAAATATTTTCATTATTACCCCCAAATCCTGTTGGTAGAGTAAAAATAACAGAACTATTTTTTTTTAGTGATGTAACTGCATCCTTAAATTTTGAATGAATTTCTGTTTTGATATCTTGTCCTGTTTTTCTAATTCTGGGAGTAAAGAACAGGTATTGTGCTTTTGAGATTGCTACATCTATTGGTTCCATTGCTAACAAAGGTTCATCTTCTTTTAGAGAGGATACATTTGGGTAAGTTTTAGCAATTTCAGCTTTTAGAGAAATTGCTGATGGAGTTGATTCATCAATAATGTAAACATCTGCTCCCTTTATGGCCATTTGAGATGCAATAGCATATCCCTCTGTACTGAGTCCATAAACAACAACTTTTGCTCCCCCCATTACACTAACAGCTAAGTAATAGACTAAGAAAAACTTATTGAACTATCTAGAATTATGAAAATTACTTGAAAATATGGATAGATATTCTTACTCCAAAACAATTATTGTTTTCAGAACCAATAATTGAGAAATTAGGGAAAAAACATCAACTTTTGTGCACTTCTAGAGATTATGGAGAAGTGTCAAAATTGGCAAAAATACGTAATTTTGACCTTATTTTTGTAGGAAAACATGGTGGAGGAGATAAAAAATCCAAGCTTGAAGCCAGCATAAACAGAATCGAAAAACTCTCCAAAAAAATAATATCATTTTCGCCGGATATTGTAATTAGTTTTTGTTCTCCTGAAGCAGCAAGAATTTCGTTTGGTTTGGGAATTAAGCATATAGCGTTTTGTGATTCTCCACATGCAGATGCTGTAATGAGATTAACCCTACCATTAATTCAAAAACTACTAATTCCTTATGCAATACCAAAAAATGAATTTAGTAAATTTGGAATTAACCAAAAAAATATAATTTCATATAAAGCAATAGATGCTTTTGTAACAATACAAAGGAGAACTAATAACAATGAAAGATTACCATTTTATAAAAATAAACAAAAGAATATTCTAATCAGAATTGAAGAAGAAGAAGCAGCATACACATCAAAATCAAGTAACATTATTCCAATTATTAAAAAAATTATAAAAGATCACAATAATAAAAATATTGTAATTTTAGGAAGATATACTAACCAAATTAGCAATCTTCAAAAAATTCTAGGTAAAAAAGTGAAAGTTGTTAAAATGAGATATGATGGAAAGCATTTGTTAAATAACACAGATATTTTTATAGGATCGGGTGGAACTATGACTGCTGAATCAGCTTTAATGGGAATTCCAACAATTTCATATAATGCAGTTCCAAACATTATTGAGAATTTTTTGGTATTAAAAAAACTGGTGAAAAGAGAAACAAATCCTGAAAAAATTTCTAATTTTATAAAAAGAAGTTTTGAATCAAAGAATAATTTTAGTCAAAAACGAGCACAAAAAATTGTAGAAAATATGGAAGATCCAATTCAAAAATTAATTGAGATTATCAAAGAATAGATTTAGTTTAGTAGTTAGTAACAAATTGAATAAAAAGTTCATTAAGGGAATGAGTGTGCTCGATTTAGCAGCCCGGTAGTGTAGCGGTCAAGCATAGAGGCCTTTGAAGCCTTTGACCCCAGTTCGAGTCTGGGCCGGGCTACTTTTTTAAAATAAAGTAGACTGTAACACGAATATAACATAGTGAGTTTTTCTAAAAATAGGCGTAATGACAGATATAATTTTAGGAATGGGAGAAGTCGGTGAAACCATCTATGAGTTACTAGTTGAGAGAAATTTTGATTGTGTAGGAATTGATATAGATAGTTCAAAATGCAAAAATTTTTCTGAAATATCTACGATTGTTAATCCTGAATATCTACATGTATGCTTGCCAGGAGAAATAGAAGAATTTGAAAAGACAGTCCTAGATTTCATTACCAAAATTAATGATTTAAAAGCTGTTTTGATTCATTCAACAGTTAAACCGGGAACAACAAAAAAAATTCAAGAAAAATCTGAAATTCCTATTTTGTATTCTCCAGTTAGAGGAGTTCATAGAAGATTTTTAGAGGATATTAAAAAATATACAAAATTTATTTCATCTGATATGAATCAGCTTGATTCAAAAATAAAATTGGGTTTAGAACAAAGATTTCATAAAATTAATTGGATGTCAACTACAAAAACAGCAGAGTTAGCAAAAATTTTAGTTGATACAACATATTATGGATGGCTAATAAATTATGCTCAAATTACAAAAATGATATGTGAAAAGGAAGGAGTTGATTTTGATGAAATGTGGAAATTTGCAGATGAAATTCATGAATACTTGGGCAATAGACCAAAAATGTATCCTGGAATTATAGGAGGACACTGTGTCATTCCGAATTTAAGTCTAATAGAATATGACAACTTGGAAATTATTAAAAAAATAAATGAAACGTTTGAAAAATCAAAAAAAGAATGATGTTTTAAAAATCTAGTTTCGTGAGAAGTTTTGAAGCAATAATAAATAAAGTGGATGCAATTCCTACAAGTACCAACATTTCAAAAATTACAAAGTCAGTAATATTTCCAAAAATTCCAGCTCTAATTACATCTACAAGATATGTTAATGGATTTAGATAAAACGCTGATCTTAATGGTTCTGGAGCACCTGCAGCAGGATAAAATGCAGTACTAACAAATGCAAAAAAAAGAAAAACAGTATTAATAATTACGTTAAATCCTTCACTTGAGCGTAATCTGGTAGAAATGATTGATGCCAATGAACCAAATAATACAGAACCAGTAATTGCACCAAATACAATTATCGGTATTGTAATTAATGAAAATTCAACTGATTCAAAAAATACAGGATATCCAACTAAGGCTATCAAAGTTGCACTTACTAATCCAACAATTCCTATAGTACAGATATTGCTCAGAATGTAATGACTTCTGGTAAACGGTCCTGACATTATCTGTTCAAACATTCCATGTCGTCTATCATTCCAAATAATAATTCCAGAAACAAGAGTACTATTCATTATATTGAATCCAATCATACCTGAAGCAAGATATGCAGGATAATCAAGATCTTTTGCTCCAAAAGGTACATCATTAATTAAAGGTGCATAAGCAAACCCTGCTACAAAAATATAGATTAATGGGAATATAACTTGCCAAATTAAAAATCCAGGATTTAGAGAAATTGTCAGATTTCTATTTACGAGTCTAATTATTGGATGCATTATCTCTCATCATTTTTAAAAATATTTCTTCAAGATTTGTAGGAACTGCTGACAAGTCTTCAATATCAATATTATTTTCATTAAGTATTCTTAGGACTTGTAGCAATACAAGTTCAGATTTTTTAGAATGAATGATAATATTAGTTCCATTCTCAAAATCAATTCTACAATCAGAAATTTTTGATAAAAGAGAAATAATTTCATTTTGTTTTTTCAACAAGTGGATTTTTATGGTTTTTTCTTTACCAAATCTATTCTTGAGTGCATCAGGTGAATCAACTGTTAGAATTTTACCTTTGTCAATAATTGCAATTTCATCACAAAGATATTCTGCTTCGGATAGAATGTGTGTTGTATAAAAAATTGTAAGGCCAGTTTTTACTTTATTTTTTAAATAATCTAAGAGATTTCTTCTTGCACTAGGATCTAAACCAACAGTAGGTTCATCTAAAAACAATAATTCCATATCATGCATAAATTCACGTGCTACCTGAACTCTTCTTCGTTGTCCAATGGAAAGATCCTCATTTCTTTTTTTTCGAATTTCAACTAGATCAAAATCTATCAAAAGTTGTTCAATTCTTTGCTTACGTTCATGCTTTGGTACATTCCACATCATTCCATATTTATCAAGAGATTTTTCTACAGATAGTGTAGGCTCATAACTTGGTTGTTGGAGCACTACTCCAATTTTGTGTCGTATTTGAAGAGGATTTGCTACAGCATCTATTCCTAATATAGAAAGAGAGCCAGTAGTAGGAGGAATCAAAGTAGTAAGAAGTTTGATCATAGTAGATTTCCCAGCCCCATTAGGACCTAAAAATCCAAAAACTTGTCCTGATTTTACTGATAATTGTAAATCATTAACAGCTTTTACTGAACCATAAGATTTTGTTAAATTTTCTACATTAATACAAGACATGATAAAACTGCGATCTTCCTCTTAATTTAGTTAATGAGATAATATTAGGAAGATTTCAAAAGAGCATAATTGTACTTTAATAGAAAATAAGGAATTAAGGAAAAAGCAGATTTAGATGTGAAGTATTCCTAAAATGACGTAATTTTGCGATCAATTTTTTGAATTAAAGAAACATTCATGCATATGAAATTTTTATTAATAGAACAAGTTTACAAAAAATGAATTGTCTGAATTAGAAGATCTCATGAATAAATTGATCGAACAAAAACCAGAGTTAACAAAAGGGATTATTGATGAACTAATAAAGCAAAAAAAAGAAAAAATTGGTGCAGGTTATCTGACTGATCAAGGAGCACTATTTCTAATTGCTTCAGATTATGGAGTTACGTTATCAGAGCCCCTTAAAGCTGAAATGGCATTAAAAGATCTTTATGCAGGAGCCAAAGAGATCTCTTTAGAAACACGAGTTTTGAATCTTTCTCCCGCAAAACAATTTTCAAGAAAAGATGGTTCGCCATTTTATCTTAGAACAATGACAGTATACGATACAAATTCTACCGCTAGTGTGAAACTATGGGATGAAAAAGCCAATCTTCCAGGTATTGAAAATCTAAAACCGGGTGATTTAATTAAAATCATCAAAGCTTATGTAAAATCAGATCTTGATGGTTCACCAACAATCAATATTGGTTCAGGCTCCAATATTGAAACTACAGATACAGAAAGTGAAATTCCAACAATTGACACTATTACAAAGGATGTAAGTGAATTAAAGGAAGGTCAAAGAGATCTTGTTGTTTCAGGAATGATTGATGGGATAATTAGTGAAATGCAATTTACAAATTCTAGAGGGCAGCCTGGAAAAGCACTCAGAATGAGGCTCAAAGGAAAAGAAGGAATTGGCATGAGAGTTGTTTTATGGGGTAAAGACGAATCAGAAATTCCAAATATGATATCGCAATCAGCCAAAGTAAGATTACTTGGAGTCAGAGTAAAATCTGGAAATCAAGGATTGGAAATTCATGGAAATGATGCAACTATTATAGAAATTGAAGGTGGAAAAGAAGCTGAACCAGTAATAGCAAGAGTGCTTTCATTATCACCAAGCGAAAATGGAAGAAATTTAATTCTAGCAGTTGATAATAATAGAAACTTATACAACATCACGGATTTTTCAAACTCTACAAGTATTTGTGTTGAAGGTGATGTTATAGAATGCATGCCATCAAAAGTTTATGGAAATTCAATAACATTAGATAATAATTCTTTTGTAAGAAAACTAGATAATGATGAATCAATACCAACTATTTCTCAAATTAGAACGAAAATCAATGATGTTAAAGTTGATGGAAATTATTGTATAGAAGCCATTGTCTTAAAAGTTCCAGAAAGACGAGAAGTTCAAACAAAGTCTGGCGAATCAATATTACTCTCAGAGATGTTTGTAGAAGATGACACAGGCCAAATTTGGGTTAAAGGATGGAGAAATCAAGCAAGACTAGTTGATAAATGTGAATTAGGAGAGATTGTTTCAATTACTGGATTAAATTCAAAAGCTGGTCTTGAAGGAAGAATTGAACTTTTTTTGACACCTTTTTCAAAAATTACTAAGAAAAATTAAGAATCCCAAAACCCCCTAGTTACAACATATTGTCTCTCTGCCTCATAGATTTGTTTGAACAAATGTTCTTCATCAACCATATTACGTAATATTCTTGCAGCAGTATCTGCACCAACACCATATCCAGACATTACAGTGATAGCAATTTTGCCAAAATTCTCCACCAGTGAACTAACTTTCCAGGCACGAACAAACTTATGTTTTTCATCAGCAGATAGTTTTTTTCCTTCATGTTTTTTTCGAATAATTTTAGGAAGATCATAATCAGAATAGTATGTTGTAGTAATTTGTCTACCTTTACAATATGGGCATACTAAGATATTTTTTACTTCTGATGTCTCAACTACTTTTTCCCATTTTCCACATCTAGCACAAATCAATCTATGTTTTGTTTTTTCAAGCCTTGCTTTTACAAGATCTATAATTCCTTTATCTAGATTTGCTGGTGATGAATAATATTTTGATGTATGATCTAAAATTGGTTCGGCTAATTTTGAAAAATTATCAACTTCCATCCATTTAACATAGATATCATTATTTCGAATTTTTTTTAATATTTTATCAGAATTTTTCAAATCATATTTATCATGAAATAGTTCACGAAGTGCCTCATTTACAAGTGCAGTTTTTGAATATCTTTCATATAAAAATCGGGCAGACTTTCGTTCATAAATTGCACCTCGTCCTACAATACCAAATTTTTTTGCAACACACCATGTTCTCCAATTCACATTATGAGTTCCGGTTAGGGATGCAGAAATAATCGAATTAAGATCATAATCATCTTTAAGAATTTCGAAGAAAAGTTTTTCTGAAATTCTTGATCTTGATGATAAAACTATTCTATAACCATCGGATCTTGAATCAACTACTGATCCTAATACAGAAGAAAGCATTGAGGATAATAGTGTAGATAATGTGGAATTAATTTTTGTTCCAAAACATGAATGAATACAAATTGACCCTTGGGATTTATTTGATTCAACTATTATATGGTTATCATCAGGAATATCTTGAAATTTTAAATTCTCGATAATTTTATTGGTTAATTCAAGTTTACCATTTCTAACCTCACTCCGAAAATAACCTACCTTTCTTGCAGTTTTATAATCAATGGGAATACTTTCACCTTCCCAATAAGGGACGGTTATTCCCCTACCTCTAAATGGCTCAACATTTACTGTAAATGATTTTTCATCAACATTTAGTATTCTCCATTGAGATCCTTTTAAAACAAAGATATTTCCTGAATCACCATAATCTCCCACAAATCTTTGATCTAATGAACCAATGATTTTTTTTCCAACACTGTCAAATACTTTGAATTTAAGAATATCAGGAATTGTTGAAAGATTCTCAAAATAATATTTGAATGATCGTCCTTTCTTCCAAAAAGTCATTTTTGTTCTGTCAAAAAATATCAAATAGTTTGAATCCAATAGATCCAAAACATCAATCAATTCTTCAATCTTCAAATTTCGAAATGGGAATGCCTTAGTAACTAATTCAAAAGTTTGATCGACCGAAAGTTCACCAATTTGCATAGTTAATCCTACTAAATGATGTGCTAAAACATCCAATGAACCTAGATGAATATTTTGTTCTTCAATTGAGCCTTCTTTAATACGATCAAGAATTGCACGAGCTTCAAATTCATCATCTGAATTATTTGTAATGATTAGTCCTTTAGCAGAAGCTTCACGATTATGTCTGCTTCTACCTATTCTTTGAACTAATTTTGATACTTGTCTAGGGGAACCATAATGGATAACCAATTCAACTGAACCTATATCTAATCCTAATTCAAGAGATGATGTACATACAACAATTCCTTTATTTCCATCACGCAGTGTTTGCTCTGTTTCTTCTCTTACTTCTTTTGATAATGAACCATGATGCAATTCAATATGGATAGAAGACTTTTCTTTTAAGATCGAAGCAAGAAATTCGGCTTCACCCCTTGTGTTAGTAAATAACAAAATAGGGGAATTCAAATCGAGATCTATAACATACTCAATAATTTTCTCAGCAACATCTGAAATTGAACCATCAACATACTTTACTTCTACGTCATATTTTCTTACTGATGTATCTTGAATGATTTCACATTTTCTTTTGGTACCTACAACAAATTTTCCTGCTTCCTCAAAATTTCCAATTGTTGCTGATAATCCTATTCTTGTAAGAGGAAATTTAGAATTTAATTCCAGTCTTTCAACACTTAAAGAAAGTTGTGAGCCTCTTTCACTTGCAAGTAATTCGTGTACTTCATCAATTATCAACCATTCTAACTCAGATAATGCATTTAGCATTTTTAATTGTGTCAAAAGAATCACTAAAGTTTCAGGTGTTGTAATAAGAATATCTGGTGGATTTTCATTGATTTTTTTTCTATCTTTTTGAGAAGTATCACCATGTCTTATTTCAAGAGTTAATTCATTTTCATGAGCATATTGTGTGATTCTTCTAAAAACATCTCGATTTAAAGCGCGTAATGGAGTAATGTAAAGAGCTTTTATTTTTCCTTTTATTTTTGAATTTTTTAAAAGTGAAAAGATTGGGATTACAGAACATTCGGTTTTTCCAGAACCAGTAGGAGCAATAACAAGACAATCTTTTTTTTGTAGTATAATTGGTGAAGCTTTTTTCTGAATTTCTGTTAAATTAGTAAATCCAAATTTTTTAAATAGAGATTCAAGAATTGGGTTTGTCTGTTGAATTTGTTCGTAATCTTTCATAAGCAATTACACCGACTAAACCAAGTGCAAATAAAAACACAGTAATTACTGGAATTGAATCAAAAATTTCTGCCATTCATAAACTTTGGAATGACTCATTAAAAATCTTAACCAATTTCAGATAACCCTAAAGCATGAATTTGGTAAGAAAAAGATTCATTGTCAAGTGCCCAGTAAATATTCCCAGAATATTTGGATGAAGTTTTGAATAAATGAATTTTGATATGAGTAAAGGGATCTAT of the Nitrosopumilus sp. genome contains:
- a CDS encoding single-stranded DNA-binding protein gives rise to the protein MNKLIEQKPELTKGIIDELIKQKKEKIGAGYLTDQGALFLIASDYGVTLSEPLKAEMALKDLYAGAKEISLETRVLNLSPAKQFSRKDGSPFYLRTMTVYDTNSTASVKLWDEKANLPGIENLKPGDLIKIIKAYVKSDLDGSPTINIGSGSNIETTDTESEIPTIDTITKDVSELKEGQRDLVVSGMIDGIISEMQFTNSRGQPGKALRMRLKGKEGIGMRVVLWGKDESEIPNMISQSAKVRLLGVRVKSGNQGLEIHGNDATIIEIEGGKEAEPVIARVLSLSPSENGRNLILAVDNNRNLYNITDFSNSTSICVEGDVIECMPSKVYGNSITLDNNSFVRKLDNDESIPTISQIRTKINDVKVDGNYCIEAIVLKVPERREVQTKSGESILLSEMFVEDDTGQIWVKGWRNQARLVDKCELGEIVSITGLNSKAGLEGRIELFLTPFSKITKKN
- a CDS encoding DEAD/DEAH box helicase; protein product: MKDYEQIQQTNPILESLFKKFGFTNLTEIQKKASPIILQKKDCLVIAPTGSGKTECSVIPIFSLLKNSKIKGKIKALYITPLRALNRDVFRRITQYAHENELTLEIRHGDTSQKDRKKINENPPDILITTPETLVILLTQLKMLNALSELEWLIIDEVHELLASERGSQLSLSVERLELNSKFPLTRIGLSATIGNFEEAGKFVVGTKRKCEIIQDTSVRKYDVEVKYVDGSISDVAEKIIEYVIDLDLNSPILLFTNTRGEAEFLASILKEKSSIHIELHHGSLSKEVREETEQTLRDGNKGIVVCTSSLELGLDIGSVELVIHYGSPRQVSKLVQRIGRSRHNREASAKGLIITNNSDDEFEARAILDRIKEGSIEEQNIHLGSLDVLAHHLVGLTMQIGELSVDQTFELVTKAFPFRNLKIEELIDVLDLLDSNYLIFFDRTKMTFWKKGRSFKYYFENLSTIPDILKFKVFDSVGKKIIGSLDQRFVGDYGDSGNIFVLKGSQWRILNVDEKSFTVNVEPFRGRGITVPYWEGESIPIDYKTARKVGYFRSEVRNGKLELTNKIIENLKFQDIPDDNHIIVESNKSQGSICIHSCFGTKINSTLSTLLSSMLSSVLGSVVDSRSDGYRIVLSSRSRISEKLFFEILKDDYDLNSIISASLTGTHNVNWRTWCVAKKFGIVGRGAIYERKSARFLYERYSKTALVNEALRELFHDKYDLKNSDKILKKIRNNDIYVKWMEVDNFSKLAEPILDHTSKYYSSPANLDKGIIDLVKARLEKTKHRLICARCGKWEKVVETSEVKNILVCPYCKGRQITTTYYSDYDLPKIIRKKHEGKKLSADEKHKFVRAWKVSSLVENFGKIAITVMSGYGVGADTAARILRNMVDEEHLFKQIYEAERQYVVTRGFWDS